From one Equus caballus isolate H_3958 breed thoroughbred chromosome 29, TB-T2T, whole genome shotgun sequence genomic stretch:
- the THNSL1 gene encoding threonine synthase-like 1 produces the protein MLHFKRCQHLKQITQKCFSSIHVKTDKHAQLFLSRTFALAELRKSWHSTHSLVGDKNIILMGPPGAGKTTVGRIIGQKLGCCVIDVDDDILEKTWNMSVSEKLQDVGNEQFLEEEGKAVLNFSASGSVISLTGSNPMHDASMWHLKKNGIIVYLDVPLIDIVSRLKLMKIDRVVGQNSGTSMKDLLKFRKQYYKKWYDTRVFCESGASPEEIADKVLNAVKRYQDVDSETFISTRHIWPKDCEQKVSTKFFSEAVIEGLASDGGLFVPEKEFPKLNCGEWKSLVGATYVERAQILLEKCIHPADVPAARLGEMIEAAYGENFACSKIAPVRHLSGNHFILELFHGPTGSFKDLSLQLMPHLFAHCIPPNCNYMILVATSGDTGSAVLNGFSRLNKNDKQRIAVATFFPENGVSDFQKAQIIGSQKENGWAVGVKSDFDFCQTAIKRIFKDPDFTGFLTVEYGTVLSSANSINWGRLLPQVVYHASAYLDLVSQGFISFGSPVDVCIPTGNFGNILAAVYAKMMGIPIRKFICASNQNHVLTDFIKTGHYDLRERKLAQTFSPSIDILKSSNLERHLHLMANKDGQLMTKLFNQLEEQHHFQIEKILVEKLQQDFVADWCSEGECLAAIHSTYNTSGYILDPHTAVAKVVADRMQDKTCPVIISSTAHYSKFAPAILQALKIKEINQTSSSQLYLLSSYNALPPPHEALLERTKQPEKVEYQVCAADVDVLKSHVEKLIQSQFM, from the coding sequence ATGCTCCACTTTAAACGATGTCAGCATCTGAAACAAATAACCCAGAAATGTTTTTCTAGTATACATGTTAAAACGGATAAACACGCACAGCTATTTCTTTcaaggacctttgcacttgcagAATTAAGGAAGTCATGGCACTCAACCCACTCTCTTGTTGGAGACAAAAATATTATCCTGATGGGACCGCCTGGTGCTGGGAAAACAACAGTGGGCCGGATAATAGGTCAGAAACTAGGTTGTTGTGTCATAGATGTGGATGATGATATCCTTGAAAAAACCTGGAATATGAGTGTGTCTGAAAAATTACAGGATGTTGGTAATGAGCAGTttttagaagaggaaggaaaagctgTGTTAAACTTCTCTGCATCTGGAAGTGTGATTTCCCTTACTGGGTCCAATCCAATGCATGATGCTAGCATGTGGCATCTGAAGAAAAATGGGATAATTGTATACTTGGATGTACCTCTAATAGATATAGTTAGTCgtctaaaattaatgaaaatagatAGGGTTGTAGGACAGAATTCTGGAACATCTATGAAAGATTTActtaaatttagaaaacagtATTATAAGAAGTGGTATGATACTCGTGTTTTTTGTGAAAGTGGGGCTTCCCCAGAGGAGATAGCTGACAAAGTGCTTAATGCAGTTAAAAGATACCAAGATGTGGACTCAGAAACATTCATTTCAACAAGACATATTTGGCCTAAAGACTGTGAACAGAAGGTTTCAACAAAATTCTTTAGCGAAGCTGTGATTGAGGGGTTAGCTTCTGATGGTGGCCTCTTTGTTCCCGAGAAGGAGTTTCCAAAATTAAACTGTGGGGAGTGGAAAAGCCTAGTAGGAGCAACGTATGTAGAAAGAGCACAAATACTGTTGGAGAAGTGTATACATCCTGCTGACGTACCTGCTGCCAGATTGGGAGAAATGATTGAAGCCGCTTATGGGGAAAACTTTGCCTGCTCAAAAATTGCCCCTGTCAGGCACCTGTCAGGAAACCACTTCATCCTGGAGTTGTTTCATGGACCAACAGGATCGTTTAAAGATCTGTCTCTCCAGCTTATGCCTCATCTTTTCGCACACTGTATTCCACCGAATTGCAATTATATGATACTTGTAGCTACTTCAGGAGACACAGGGAGTGCAGTGTTAAATGGTTTCAGTCGTCTGAATAAGAACGACAAGCAAAGAATAGCTGTGGCCACATTTTTTCCTGAGAACGGAGTAAGTGATTTTCAAAAAGCACAAATAATTGGCAGTCAGAAAGAAAATGGATGGGCAGTGGGTGTCAAATCAGATTTTGATTTTTGCCAGACAgctataaaaagaatttttaaagaccCTGATTTTACTGGCTTTCTTACTGTGGAATATGGAACAGTCTTAAGTTCAGCTAATTCCATAAACTGGGGCCGACTGCTTCCCCAAGTAGTTTATCATGCTTCTGCATATCTTGATCTCGTTAGCCAaggatttatttcttttggaagcCCAGTCGATGTCTGTATTCCCACAGGAAACTTTGGTAACATTTTAGCAGCAGTGTACGCCAAAATGATGGGAATCCCTATTCGAAAATTTATTTGTGCCTCTAATCAGAATCATGTTTTgactgattttataaaaacaggACATTATGATCTAAGGGAAAGAAAGTTAGCACAAACCTTTTCACCGTCAATAGATATTCTCAAATCTTCAAACCTGGAACGGCATTTACACTTGATGGCTAATAAAGATGGACAATTaatgacaaaattatttaatCAATTGGAAGAGCAGCATCACTTCCAGATAGAAAAGATTCTAGTGGAGAAACTTCAGCAGGACTTTGTAGCCGACTGGTGCTCTGAGGGAGAGTGCCTCGCAGCTATTCACTCCACCTACAATACTTCAGGGTATATTTTGGATCCACACACTGCTGTTGCAAAAGTAGTTGCAGACAGAATGCAAGACAAAACCTGCCCAGTGATTATCTCATCGACAGCTCATTACTCAAAGTTTGCACCTGCTATCTTGCAGGCTTTAAAGATTAAAGAAATCAACCAGACTTCATCAAGTCAGCTTTACTTACTGAGTTCGTACAATGCGTTACCTCCACCTCATGAGGCTTTATTAGAGAGAACAAAACAGCCAGAGAAGGTGGAGTACCAGGTCTGTGCAGCTGATGTGGATGTCCTAAAAAGTCATGTGGAAAAGCTAATACAAAGTCAATTCATGTAA